Part of the Bos indicus isolate NIAB-ARS_2022 breed Sahiwal x Tharparkar chromosome 29, NIAB-ARS_B.indTharparkar_mat_pri_1.0, whole genome shotgun sequence genome is shown below.
GGACGATTCAGGATGGTtcaagagaaaagggagaggTCATATGGGGCTCCTTTCCTCTACCTTTTAGCTAGAGATTGTATGCAACAGAGACCTTCACAAGTGGTTGGGGTCCCAAGGGCTGGAAAGAAGGGAAGGTGCTAGGTGAAGAGAGGTGGTTAAGGCATAAATGGTTCAAGAGCCCAACAAGTGACATCTGAGCAACAGAAGGGGCACTGAGGCTAGGGATGCATGTAAATCCACACACATCATCAGGTGCTGAGAGAGAAAGGCATAGCGCCAACTCAGAGGTGGCCACAAACATGGACAAAGAGGCACACAGAAAGCTGcaaacatataaatacatataggcACAAACATAGAACTGCATAGAACCCAGGAAGTCATAGACATTCTTAATAAAGACAGACAAAGATGCAGGCATAAGCAAATGCACAGATTAAAAGGTCTACAGAAACACAGCTACAAAGACACATGCAAACAGGCACACAGAAACCTACAAACACAGTCACAATCAaaaggacagacagacacacatgcacattctcacagcctggctccctcccttcaATTGCCCAAGCATCACTAAGCAGCCGTGCATAGCTGGAAATGTTGCAGGCTCACATAGAGGGTTCAGGTGGGTGGCTCctgctccttttatttcttctacaaACTCACCCCAAAGCCCCCTCTCAATTCACTTCCTTGCCCACTTTCCTATAGTCAATGGGCTCTGATACCTCCCCCATCTCAGACTTCCAATTCTTAGCCTGTTCTGTTGCTGCTGCCTGCTGcttggggagggagtggggtgaCTCAGCCAGGCCAGGATGACTCACACTGCCAGTATTTTTAGCAGCAGCCAGGAGCTCTCTAGCGTGCCAGCCGCCCCCCTCCTCCTGCTTGCTATTTTGGAACCATCACTGGTGATATAAATAGCTCCTCTCCCACGGCCTGAAGCTGCTGCCAAGCTATTTTTGGTTCTTCACAGTTAAAAATAGTTTTACGGAGGTGGGAGGCAAAGGGAGTGGGAGTTGGCCTGGGGAGAGAAGACATTCGGGCATACAGAGCTTCTCAACTTGACTCAGAGTGGGCGAACTAGGATGAGCCCCCTCCCTTGTCCCTTTCTAGGCTCTTCTCTTTCAGAGTTCCTCCCCTGACCCCATCTCCAGTCCATTCTGGAAAAATCCAAGAGCTCTTTTCGAGTTCAGTTCCCTCCTCACTTACTTCATTCCTACAATTCAGAAATCTGCCCCTGCCACCGCCCCACACACAGTCCACTCCCTTATTCATTCTCAGTAGAGACGGAGACAGCCAGTTGGGGCCTCATTGTGAAGTCTGTATGGACTCAAGCTCTAACGTCCCAGACAGACCCATCCATGGTCCATATGACATAGCTGGTGATGATTCAGAACCATGGACAGCGGTGAGTGCGCCATTCTTTCACCGCGGGGCTGCTCTGCTTGTGGAGACCAGCAGGACCAAACAACAGATACCTCTCGGCATGGAGAGGAACAATAAGAATGTCTCTCAGTCAAGGATAGAGGACCAGTGAGTGGAGGAAAACAGGAACCCTGTCCGGGATTCTCATACAAGAACGGGGTCCAAAGATAAATGGtggtgtgtgtactcagtcgggtcccactctttgtgaccccatggactgtagcccatcaggctcctctatccatgggattttctaggcaaaaatactgagtgggttgccatttcctacttcaggagatCTTTAAGGGCTTTTCCAAATAGAAGCTTGATCGAGGGGTATGTGAGTACATCTGGGGTCAGACAGATGGAAGTGGAAGAGACATACTTTCTGAAGGAACCTTTTTTCTGTCACCCAGATAAATAGGGTTAGAGATAGTAGCAGGTAGACAGACAGTCATACCCCTTCCCTCCATCTCATTTGTGCCACTGAATACAGGATGGTTGATGTGGATGGCCCCCACCTCTGCCAAAATACACAAGAGGTCAGGATGGGGGCCCCAGAGACCTGCTTCTATGACAGCCTTCTCCTCACCTGGGTCTCCTCCTTCTACTCTACCTCTCATGCCACCACTCTTTTCCATGAAGAGTGAAGACCCCTTGTGTCAAAGTTTATCTCCATGCTTCCTCTGGGACTTTCTACAATCAGGCCAATCCCTTCCCCCCAAATTTTAAGTGGCCTCATCCCCAGCCCCTCAAGTGATTTCGCATACACTCCTATCCCATAGAACTCAATTTCAGATAAAGCCTCCCCTGgcttatttccttctcctttggttGGGGAAACAAAGGCACCCTTCAAACCCCATGCATGCTGAAAAGAGAGAGATAGGGCAAAAGCAACAGGATTCGGGATACGAAGGTGACAAAGAAGAGAGACTGGAGAGAGCAGAAGGGGAACGTTTGAGGAGTAGAGGGCACACAAAGCCAAGATAGACCACCAAGCAGGCAGTGAGATAAAGAAACTATCTGGAGCGGAGCGAGGGGGTGGAATGTTGAAGGAGAAACAGCGAGGAATCCTACCGCCGATGACTGAGCAGGGGTTGGAGGGGAATGTGGACAGCCTGCCCGAGTTAAGGGGTCTCTGGTATGTGCATGGATCGCGCAGAGGGTCTGGCACGGTCCCCTTGCGTCTCTGCTGCTTCCCCATCCTCCCCGCTGAAGGCAGGGGGGAGCCCTCGGGAGCTGTGCGGAGGCAGTCAggccccgcccgccgccgccgccgcggctgCCGCCGGAGGATTCCTGTCCTAATATGGAGCTGGGATTCCCCCggtcccgcccccgcccccggcccgcggGGAGACTGAGGATTGCAAtcggggcggggagaggggagcCGCTGGCTCTGGGGGCTGGcaatgggggaagggataaaccCAGATCTTCACCAGGCCCTGGgaccctgcctcagtttctcccatcAGTGGCTGAGGTTAATTAGTTGACAGAGAAACGGAGAGTCACTGCAGACCGCTGCGTTGGTGTAGGTGTTCCTACTCTTGACTGTGGGAAAATAGAACCAAGGCCAAATTCAGCTGGTTCCTACCCGTCAGGACCTTAGGACCCTTTCCCCATCCATTCTAGAGACTTAGACCCCCATGAGAcccgcctccccccgccccccgtgcGAAATCACCAAGCCTCGGGTTTggaaaggagggggaggagattCGCTCTTTGAAAGTGACTAAGGGAATCCCAGACTGAGTCATCCCTAGAGAGAAACCCTGGCTGTGGCCTATCCTACAGAGGCCAAGAAAGAtccttccccgcccccacccctgccccagacGAACTCGACCTTTGGCAAATAGGAGGGGGAATTTGCGTACCGCTCAGCTCTTCTCCATTCCCTTACCTCCTTAGAAAAATCGTTGTCACACCAGCAcactccctcccagcccccctgCCCTCTTCAGACTCTCCTGCCAGGGTCTTCAGATAGCCTCAACCCTGGCCCTGACCCTTCAGCAGAATACACTTGGACACCTGGGTCCCTGCACCCCCTTTCAGGCCTTCCTAAAGCAGCGCCTGTCTCTGGGCTGAGCTGCTGCCAGCCGTGGCCCCCCTCCGCAGCCTCcgtttccccctcccccccccggCACCCCTCCCGCTCTCGCTCTACGTCACGGGTGACGTCGGAagcctgggagggaggaggagcgCGCTCCCCCCTACCTCAGCCAGCCGCTCCCGCTGCAGCTTGCTTAGCCCAGCCTCCCGCCCCCCCTTTCTCTAAAGCGAGCCCCCCACGCCTGACGGGAGCTATATAAGGCGGAACCAGGCAGGCGAAAGGGGCAGCGCAACCGAGCGGAGCCcaggagaggagacagagagagaaagagcctgAGCGAGAGACGGGAAAGCAAGGAGGAAGCCATCGGTGCGTCGGGACAGAAACGCAGGTGTTCGGAGCGCCCGAGCTGGAGCTCCGCAGCCGCTAGTCATGTACCGCTCCACCAAGGGCGCCTCCAAGGCGCGCCGCGACCAGATCAACGCTGAGATCCGGAACCTCAAGGAGCTGCTGCCGCTGGCCGAAGCGGACAAGGTCCGGCTGTCCTACCTGCACATTATGAGTCTTGCCTGCATCTACACTCGCAAGGGAGTCTTCTTCGCTGGAGGTGAGCAAACCGGGGCTGAGACTCAAGCTGGGAAGTCTCAGGGAGAAGGAAGCTGAGGGAACCCGCTGGGACTGCCGCAGGTCTAGGGAAGCGTGTCTGCGAGCTGAGGGTGAGAAGGAACTTGGAGAACTCAAGACTTCCTACTTTGCCTCCTGAGTTCTGTCCAAACCTCACCTTAGTACTGAATAAATGTTAGAGAGCGTGGATAGTGTCCCTAGAGTCAGACTTACGGGAGCAGGAGAGCCAGGACAGAATGGTCCCAGTCCTCACCGGCGCGGAAGCGCTCTGGGAGCCAGGGGAGGGGAGCTTGGGAAGTTGCAGGGACGGAGCCAAAGCCTGGGGAAGCACAGCCGCTGTTCGCTATCGTGGAAGGGCTCATCTGCAGCCGGTGAAGCGCTGTCCACGGTGCTGACAGCATCACCGGGTTGCAAGGCTCTGCCCGCGGTGCTGAACGTTCGGGTGGCATTAGAGCGCTGTCCGTGGTCCTGAAACTCAGATTCTCCAACCCTCAGCCCCGACTTAGAAGTCGAAGGGCTCGCTAGCTGGAGAGATCCAGCAACAGGTTCCCCGGGCAAGAGCTGTGGGCAGTAGGTCAACAGGTGTGTGCAGAAGCAGGTCCATGAGAAACTCGATCCCAAAGTCTCTCACTTCTGTTTTGCTTCCTAGTCTTACTCCTGATTCACTCTATCTTCTCACTCTTCAGGCACTCCTCTGGCGGGCTCCACAGGGCTTCTCTCAGCTCAAGAGCTTGAAGACATAGTGGCAGCACTACCTGGATTTCTGCTTGTGTTCACAGCAGAGGGGAAGCTGCTATATCTGTCTGAGAGTGTGAGCGAGCATCTGGGCCACTCCATGGTGAGTGCTGAGGATCCTTTCAGCTTGGACTGCAGTGCAGATGGGGACACGATGAGTTTCCCCCTTTTGAGAGTCTGAGAATTACTGGGGGGGGGGTTATACCCTACAAGATGCTGTATGCCAAAGATTGGCTTTTGTTGCCTTCACCAATGGTCATCTCTCCTTTACCTTTCTCTAGGTGGACCTGGTAGCCCAGGGTGACAGTATCTATGACATCATTGATCCAGCTGACCACCTAACTGTGCGCCAGCAACtcgccctgccctctgccctggaTACTGGTGAGAACACCCTTCTTTCTCAATTCAATATCCGTCCTGCTGCCTTGCTCCTTCCCATTTTTGTCTCTCAGCCATTCACCTTCTCACTAGCTTTTCTTTCACTCACCCAGATCGCCTCTTCCGCTGTCGCTTCAACACCTCCAAGTCCCTCAGGCGCCAGAGTGCAGGCAACAAACTGGTGCTTATTCGAGGTCGATTCCACGCTCACCCACCTGGGGCCTACTGGGCAGGAAATCCTGTGTTCACAGCTTTCTGCGCTCCACTGGAGACAAGACCCCGCCccggccctggccctggccctggtcCTGGCCCAGCCTCACTCTTCCTTGCCATGTTCCAGAGTCGTCATGCTAAGGACCTGGCCCTTCTGGATATCTCAGAGAGGTAAGTCCAGAGTATTCAGACCCCAGAAGAAAAGCAGGTCAGAATGAGGGGACCCTAGCTTCTGGAGACAGGGGCAGGGAGAATGAAATCTAAGGGTGTAGaagacctgggggtgggggagggagataACTGGGTATCAAGCAGGGAAAACAGAAAGCTGATCTCATCCTTTTCACCTTCCCAGTGTCCTAATCTACCTGGGCTTTGAGCGCAGTGAGCTGCTCTGTAAATCATGGTATGGATTGCTACACCCTGAGGACCTGGGCCACGCTTCTGCTCAACACTACCGCTTGTGTGAGTGTCCAGAGAGGCTGAGAAAAAGACAGGGAGTGGGGAAGGGCATGGGAAATCTGACCAAGAAGAGCTGTGACCAAGATTGAAGTTGGGGGGATATCAGAGGCTCACAGTTTTGAATTCCATAGGGTGAGCACTGAGATAAGGAGTCAAGGTGAGAATAGAATCAGAACTAGGGGATTCTGCATGGTGAGGTCAAAATAGGGAGTTGAATGGTGCAGGTGAGGGCAGTCAGAAAAGAAGGTGTCATGGATACCCTAATTCAGTGGAGAGGTCAGTTAGCAAGCGGGGAGTCTGGGTGGTGCTGTGTGATGGTTGTTCTAACTCTGCATCTCTTCTTTCCCCTCAGTGGCTGAAAGTGGAGATATTCAGGCAGAGATGGTGGTGAGACTGCTGGCTAAGCCTGGAGGCTGGGCATGGATTTACTGCCTTTTATATTCAGAAGGTCCAGAGGGCCCCATTACTGCCAATAACTACCCAATCAGGTGAGCTGCAAGGCAGGGGCCCGGGAGGCAGCTGAGGTGGAGGAAGAGATACAAACCAGAGAACTCTGGGAATGGACGCCAAACCCTTACCAGCTGCCTCTTCTTTCCCCTCCAGCGACATGGAAGCCTGGAGCCTCCGCCAGCAGTTGAACTCTGAAGAAACCCAGGCAGCCTATGTCCTGGGCACCCCGACCATGTTGCCCTCATTCCCGGAGAACATCCTCTCCCAGGAGCAGTGCTCCAGCCCTAATCCACTCTTCACCATGGGGCCTCCCAGAAGCACCAGTTTCCCCAGTGCTCCTGAGCTAGGTGCTGTCCCAACATCAGAAGAGCTTCCCCAAGCACCCAAGGACCTTGGCTTCAGTTACCTGACATTCCCATCAGGCCCTCAGCCTTCTCTTCAAGCAGACCTGAGCAAGGACCTTGTGTGCACGCCACCCTACACACCCCACCAGCCAGGAGGCTGTGCCTTCCTCTTCAGCCTCCATGAGCCCTTCCAGACCCACATGCCCGCTCCATCCAGCTCTCTACAAGAACAGCTGACTCCAAGCGCCGTGACCTTCTCTGATCAATTGACGCCCAACAGTGCAACTTTCCCAGATCCACTGACTAGCCCACTACAAGGACAACTGACTGAAACCTCAGCCAGAAGCTATGAAGATCCTTGCACCTCCACCTTCCCAGACCAGCTGCTTCCCAGCGCTGCCACCTTCCCAGAGCCTCTGAGCAGCCCTGCCCAGGAGCAGCTAACTTCTCCCAGCACATCATTCCAAGCACACCTGAACAGCCCCAGGCAAACTTTTCCAGAACAACTGAGCCCCAATTCCAGCAAGACTTACTTCGCCCAGGAGGGATGCAGTTTTCTCTATGAGAAGTTGCCCCCAAGTCCTAGCAGCCCTGGTAATGGGGATTGCACACTCTTGGCCCTAGCCCAGCTCCGGGGTCCCCTCTCTGTGGATGTCCCCCTGGTGCCTGAAGGCCTTCTTACACCTGAGGCCTCGCCAGTCAAGCAGAGTTTTTTCCACTATTCTGAGAAGGAGCAGAGTGAGATAGACCGTCTCATTCAGCAGATCAGCCAGTTGGCTCAGGGCATGGACCGACCCTTCTCGGCTGAGGCTGGCACCGGTGGGCTGGAACCACTTGGGGGGCTGGAGCCCCTGGACTCTAACCTTTCCCTGTCGGGGGCTGGTCCCCCTGTGCTCAGCCTGGAACTGAAACCCTGGAAATGCCAGGATCTGGATTTCCTGACTGACCCTGATCTGTTCCTGGAAGAGACGCCCGTGGAAGACATCTTCATGGATCTCTCTACCCCAGACCCCAATGGGGAATGGGAGTCTGAGGATCCCGAGGCAGCGGTCCCAGGAGGGGCCCCATCGCCTTGCAACAACCTGTCCCCAGAAGACCGCAGCTTCCTGGAGGACCTGGCCACATATGAAACCGCCTTTGAGACAGGTGTCTCAGCATTCCCCTACGATGGGTTTACTGATGAGTTGCATCAACTCCAGAGCCAAGTTCAAGACAGCTTCCATAAAGGTGAGTCCAGCCAGAATGTTCAAGAACTCAAGTTCCTGTCTTGCCAACAAGGCGCTGGGTGGAGCTAGACAAGTAAATTcccctctctgtacctcagttttatTAGTGAGATATTTATTATTCTAGTTGTTAGGATAACTTCACTTGCGGTGTAGAGCAAGtactaatggaaaataatatggaggttCTGGATAATTAGGCCTTGAGGGCAGAGGTTAGGGTGTgggataaaatacaaaagaatcttGAATAATAGTTGGTGCTTCCTAACTCTATGAGGGACCTAGGTCTGCTATCCCAACCCATTTCATAAATGAAGTTAATCAAGGGTCCCAGAGTTAAAGAAACTTGCTTAGGGTTACACAACAAGTTGATGGAAGAAGGATTAGTGCCAGTATTCTTTGTCCCCTAAAGGGAATACAGAGTGAGATTTGACAGGAGTTTGATAAAGACAGTGGGACTCAGCCCTTGGCCCCATGAGAGAGTCCTTGCTATGGCTACATCCTTTCCAAAACCACAGCCATAGTTTCACTCCATTCATCCAAACTgctcctttatctgctgagcctcTGGTGATCAGTCATGGGACCAAGATATTTGAAGCCCATCCCATGTGCCAATGGTACATCACACCCTCAGCCTATCTCTCCTAATAAGCCTAACtgactgtctgtctctctctctctctctctctctgtctctatctctctGCAGATGGAAGTGGAGGGGAACCAACGTTTTGAATAAGTCTGTGACTTAACGTCGTCAAGTATGGCATATTGTCATCAAGACGTGGAGCCGTTCTCCACCCCCCCGGGGTTGTTGGGGGGATTCTGGGGGCCAGAGGGGGATAGATCTGATTCCCCAGGCCCTTCAGGATTtggggggggaggtgggaggacaagggaggggagcttctttttaaaatttagagacATCAAACGATCCCAGTTTCCATTTCAATCTGTATTCACTCGTAGTGAGTTTCCTTGAATGGGATTTCAAGCGGAGAATGGGGGAGTCTCACTTCCCCCGCCCCGCGCTGCCCCATGGGCCTGGGCCAGTTCTCCACTCCTGGGGGCCAAGTCACCCCTGGGTCTTGGTGGGGGAAAGGCAGTGCCCATCTGGGCCAGCCTGTGCCCTGAGGGGCTCTTGACACCCACGTAGAATTCTCTACACACCAGTAACGGGATTTCAATTCCGATGGACTCTGCCGCCCTGGCGGCTCTTCTTGTGACTTTTGCGCCCCgcgcctggggtggggggcgcgaAGAGACGCTACGTTCCTTTCCGATGGAGGAAGGCAGACCTGCCGCCGTCACACGTGTGCTTGCACGAGTGCGTGTACCTGGTGCGGGACTCACCCGGCTGCCCGACTGCCTGGGCCTGCCCAGGTGGCCACCTCGTGGTGCTGCGGTGACTTTGTAGCCAACTTTATAATAAAGTCCAGTTTGCCTTTTTGGTACTCCTGGTGTCGAGCTCTTCTGTGAAAAGGGTAGAGTGGGGATTCAAGAAGGTTGAGAGGCCCCGACAGGAGCCTGGGGGTCGGGAGGGAAACTTTAGATGCACTgacagccctggcatttctttgttCACTCAtgtactcactcattcatttactcattcattcattaacgCAACACCTAAGTGTTCTACATGTGGTCCACCCTGTGCTAAGAGCTGGGAGCTGAAACAGATGCTACGTCTTAACTTTAAGATGCTTTGGTGTCCAGTGCTAGAGGGCATTGGAGTCTTGTCTCTGGTCCAGACTTCCAGTCCTCCCAGTGTGGAAGGGGGCAGAAAGGTCTGGGGTGGGTAGGGGATCCAGCTAGGCATTTTCCTGGATGTGAGTGTGAAGTTTCAGGACATGAGTTTCTTTCTTCAGCCTGGCCCTATAGGCAAGCAAATTCCCTGGATTTAAGGCCCCAGATCTTCTCATTGGAGATGGTAACCTCCGCACCTCTCCACAATCCCTGCATGTAGCTTGCAGCTGACACTTTTATATCACTTATTCAATGCAATAAAGCCTCTGGACAGGTGTATTTCATTGATGGAGAAATTGAGGATCAGAGGTAAAAGGGGATTTGCCCCCACAGGTAGGGAGAGGCACAGGTGGGAGACATCCCCACATCATCTGTGTCCAAGCCCTGGCCTGTCCCCTCTTCCCCAAGAGCCCATGAATCATCATCTCAAATCATCCATCCCAGATTCCCTGAGAAGGGCAGGCTTAGGCGGGAGCAGGGGCCTCTTCCCCTCCAGGTCTGGGAGCTAGAGCAGACCCTGAACTCCTGAGCAGAATATAACTTAGTCAAGAGAAAAGGTTTCCAAAAACACTGTCTTCATCCAAGCTTGAGGGTCAACAACCACAGAGTATGGTGGGGGCAGGAATAAAAATTAGGAGACagaaagacctggattcaaatcccacctGCACAACTATTTGCCGAGTGTGacctgagcctcagcttctttgCAGATGAAATGGAGTTAAAGGAAACATCCCTGACCTCCCAAAGATGGGGCCTCCTATAAGGTGAGGAGCACAGAAAGGTCTAAGTTATTAAAGTGAATCAGAAGTCAATGGTGACTGAAAAGGCTCACAAGTTACTTTCTCAAAGTGGGGAAGGCCCCCACCCCAATCCAGCGAATACACAGGCTAGATTCCAGGAACTGAGAGCTCAACACTGAGAATTCTGCAAACCTCCTCTTACTCCAAACCCTCCAGCTCTGAAGCCATGCACTTCAGAGGTCCTATGGGAAGGAAGACATTCCaaggatggtttttccagtagtcacgtatggatgtgagagttgggctctaaagaaagctgagcgccaaagaattgatgcttttgaactgtggtgttggagaagactcttgagagttccttggactgcaaggagatccaaccagttcatcctaaaggaaatcagtcctgaatattcattggaaggacttatgctgaagctgaaactccaatactttggccacctgatgcaaagaactgactcatttgaaaagaccctgatgttgggaaagattgaaggcaggaggagaaggggacgtagaggatgagatggttgaatggcatcaccaacttaatggacgtgagtttgagtaaactctgggagttggcgatgcacaggaaggcctggcgtactgcagtccatggggtcacaaagagtcagacacgactgagcgactgaactgaactgatgacttttTTCCACCTTGAACACATCCTTGGGTGAAACAGGAAGGTGCAATCTTGTCCTTAATTCCTGTGCGTCTGTTCTCCAAGTTAAAAGAACTGGCCtataggcacttccctggtggtccagtggttaagactctgggcttccactgcaagggacacaggttcaatctctggctgggggactaagaccccacatgccgggCATCACGGCCCAAAGAGGAAAAAGCTCACTCCTGTGAGCCCTAAGAGGACTCTGTGCCTGCTCAGCCCCCAACCAAGTACAGGGTCAGACGCATGGCAGACATACTAGAAATATTTTATCGAGAGGACCACTTCTGAAGATCAGCCCAACGATTTGGGTAGAAAGTCAGCAATTTCTACCACAAAATTTTGTTCCTAAGTTCTGCAGAGGCCTGAGAGTTGTATCTTTCACCTTGGAATCTTAAGTGATCATAAACTCAAGACATATACTAGAGTTCCATCTAAAAACCTCTCTGGTTTGTTAACTAAACCTATTGTGGCAATCATTTtgaaatcagttcatttcagttcagttgctcagttgactGAACCCTATAAACCTCCCTGGTTGTCCTCAAAATCAAGGGTGAGCAAAATCAGTTCAAGTTTGAGAAGTTGCAACAGTCAAGAAGAGCCTAAGGAAACATGAAGACAAAATACAATATATTCTAGACAGGATCTTGGAACAGCAAAAAGGACATAGGTTAAaaactaaggggcttccctggcagtctagtggttaagaccctgtgcttcccatgcaggggacatgggttcaatccctgaccggGAAACCAAGGTCTCATATGCCgaatggcatggccaaaaaaaaaaaaaaaaaaaaacccacaaaaactaAGGAAACCTGAATAAAGTGtggattttagttaataataatgtattgatGTTTGatcattaattgtgacaaatgtaccacATAAGTGTACAGTGTTAATAATACAGGAAATAATAAGTATGGAGTAGATGGAAACTACTATTTTCACATATCTGTACATCTGAATCTATTCTGAAatttaaagtttctttaaaaggcaaaactaaaTAAAGggacattgtaaaaattaaaaatacgtGAGAATAGAGAAACACCTCTCTGGtgtttggtggtggtggcagtAGGTGACAGCAGAGTGTGTGTTTTGATCTGAAGCCTTCTCAGCATTCATTGAATATGAGAGCCCAGCCACCAAGTCCAGAAGAGCCAATGGCTCCACCTGCTGGACAGAGAAGgatctgcttctgtttctctccCTGGTGAGGTCCCTGTGACTGAGACCATCAGAGCTTAGAACACATGGATAAACTGAGGCTGGAGAGGAAAGAACGTGCCCAGATGGCACTCCCAGAATTGCTGAAGAAGCCAGATCAAACCCTCAGCCAGTTTCCTTCCCACCAATACCAAACTCTGTCCTGGGAGCAGAATGTAAGAGAAAAGGTTCAAGTTTGGGGGCATAGAGACTGACCTCAAGGGCTGGCTCTGcatccttattttttaatgtggtaaatatttacaaaatctaCAGGTGCCAGGGACTGTTCTGGGTGCTTAGGGAAACATCAGTGAACAGACAAAGTGGGgattctctgctggtccagtggttaagactctgccttgcaatgcaggggacatgggttccatccctggcccgggaactaagatcccacacgccatggagcaagtgagcccacatgccacaacaagaGGGTCTGTGacctgcaacaaaagatcccacatgcagcaatgaagatcctgcatgctgcaactgacccaaggcagccaaaagaaaaaaaaaggtaaagatcCCTGGGCCcacagagcttacattctagctgtgggttgttactgttgttcagtagctaagttgggtcctgctctttgcaaccccatggactgcagcacaccaggcttccctgtccttcactatctcccggagtttgctcaaactcatgtccattgtgccaatgatgccatccaaccatctcatcctctgtcgctcccttctccttctgccctcaatatttcccagcattagggtcttttccaataagctggctcttcacatcaggtggccaaagtagtggagcttcagcttcagcatcaagacttctaatgaatattcagggttgatttcctttaggattgactggtttgatctccctgctgtccaagggactctcaaagaatcttctccaccaccacagtttaacaagcatcaattcttcagtgctgtcttctttatggtctgactctcacatctgtgcatgactactggaaaaaccatagctttgactatacagacttttgtcagcaaagtgatgtctctgctttttaatatgctctctaggttggtcatagctttccttccaaaaagcaagtgtcttttaatttcatggctgcagtcaccacccacagtgattt
Proteins encoded:
- the NPAS4 gene encoding neuronal PAS domain-containing protein 4, translated to MYRSTKGASKARRDQINAEIRNLKELLPLAEADKVRLSYLHIMSLACIYTRKGVFFAGGTPLAGSTGLLSAQELEDIVAALPGFLLVFTAEGKLLYLSESVSEHLGHSMVDLVAQGDSIYDIIDPADHLTVRQQLALPSALDTDRLFRCRFNTSKSLRRQSAGNKLVLIRGRFHAHPPGAYWAGNPVFTAFCAPLETRPRPGPGPGPGPGPASLFLAMFQSRHAKDLALLDISESVLIYLGFERSELLCKSWYGLLHPEDLGHASAQHYRLLAESGDIQAEMVVRLLAKPGGWAWIYCLLYSEGPEGPITANNYPISDMEAWSLRQQLNSEETQAAYVLGTPTMLPSFPENILSQEQCSSPNPLFTMGPPRSTSFPSAPELGAVPTSEELPQAPKDLGFSYLTFPSGPQPSLQADLSKDLVCTPPYTPHQPGGCAFLFSLHEPFQTHMPAPSSSLQEQLTPSAVTFSDQLTPNSATFPDPLTSPLQGQLTETSARSYEDPCTSTFPDQLLPSAATFPEPLSSPAQEQLTSPSTSFQAHLNSPRQTFPEQLSPNSSKTYFAQEGCSFLYEKLPPSPSSPGNGDCTLLALAQLRGPLSVDVPLVPEGLLTPEASPVKQSFFHYSEKEQSEIDRLIQQISQLAQGMDRPFSAEAGTGGLEPLGGLEPLDSNLSLSGAGPPVLSLELKPWKCQDLDFLTDPDLFLEETPVEDIFMDLSTPDPNGEWESEDPEAAVPGGAPSPCNNLSPEDRSFLEDLATYETAFETGVSAFPYDGFTDELHQLQSQVQDSFHKDGSGGEPTF